Below is a window of Camelina sativa cultivar DH55 chromosome 11, Cs, whole genome shotgun sequence DNA.
ACAAAGGGTTCTAATTACTTAGCAAACCACCATATATTCATTTTGATTTTCGAACAACTATTTCTGAAAATGATATAcgctaatatgtatatatatttttttcgggAAACAAGAAAACTCAAatagataactttttttttttttttgttaaattttaattcagCTATTAGTAAGTGGGAATATAATAACTGGAGGATAAGAGAGAGTAAGTAAACcataaactcataaacccaAAACATGAGTTTGGTCACGAGTTTGCAACTCATCCTCCCGCCACGGCCGAGAGGCACCACCTCCAAGTTCTTGTGTTCATTGAAAAACTCAACACAACAAATTCAagaactctcttcttcttcttcttcttcttcttcttcaatccctCTCTTACCAAAACTAATCTCTTTTGCTCTTGCTCTCTCtttaacctcttcttcttcccctgcCTTAGCCAttccttctctctcctcttctcagCCACTCACCACTCCTTTCACCCAATCCAAGTTCGTCCAGACCGGTCTTCTCaatgggtttgtttgttttcctctCCATATACTCTTTAATTGAGAAAAGTTTGCGTTTGCTTTCTTTTAATGCTAATTCTCCTCTCTCATCAATTTGTGTAGCAAAATTAGGCCTTGCCCTTCTACGAACCCAGGATGTGTATCCACGAATCCAACCTCATCTTCCTTCTCATTTCCATTACCAATACCTGAAACCGATAAACAAAATCCCATTCAGGTCTATCTTCTCCCTTTTTccaacatcttcatcatctcaaTTTAGTTTTCTGATTCTTTGTAGTGTTCAACGCAGAAATTGAAAGAAGCAATAGTGAGCACTCAGAAGAATCCTAAGTTTGTGGTTCTTGAAGATACCCCATATGGTAATCACTTGTCAgtcattttttttcaattaaggATCATAGTGATTGTGTGGTAATGACTCttagttatgaaaaaaaatcg
It encodes the following:
- the LOC104722487 gene encoding thylakoid lumenal 17.9 kDa protein, chloroplastic; translated protein: MSLVTSLQLILPPRPRGTTSKFLCSLKNSTQQIQELSSSSSSSSSSIPLLPKLISFALALSLTSSSSPALAIPSLSSSQPLTTPFTQSKFVQTGLLNGKIRPCPSTNPGCVSTNPTSSSFSFPLPIPETDKQNPIQKLKEAIVSTQKNPKFVVLEDTPYGRYLVAEVEGGGFSRDVMEFLVKEDVVAYRCMATKVTFVYPFTTAFGDSKGQEERMKKLIDQLGWYAPTFESME